Sequence from the Helianthus annuus cultivar XRQ/B chromosome 13, HanXRQr2.0-SUNRISE, whole genome shotgun sequence genome:
CGTGTTTACCTGTTTAGTACCTGCtacctgttaaggccatacatgatacctgttaacttcgtgtagatTCATGTCGTGTATTCCTGTACATGTCTAAAATTGCCAGCCAAAGGGTGAGGGTAGAAGTTGGGACATTTTAGTTTGTTTTTTTAGCAaatgaggtggtggtggagtggtaagggagagacttTATGTTCTAAAGGACCCAAGTTTGATTTCTGCCCttcccattattttctgcggcacctggtgatgatggaagactaggcgaataggtggagatcgctagttcgatccttgaactgaggcGAGTGCTCACGGGCTTCGGCcataggtgagggttttccccggttcggaggcGAGTATATCTCGATGTAGTGAATTTCACTAGTAGCCTATTTGAAGGATTCGTTGGTCgttcgaaaaaaaaaattgttttttagcCTAAGGGTATTTTGCTATTTTTTCACAAGAAatcaacaaaatatatatatatatatatatatatatatatatatatatatatatatatatatatatataacttcatCTGTGGGCGAGGACTAAAGAGGTTACCTGTCGCAAAGTTTGGCACCAATGCTGTAATTTTCACTAAATAAATATGTATCAAAGTGGTAATGTTGACATACCGAAGTTGATTTCAAAAATTTGTTTTCCGATTGATAAGTTTTTACAAGTGTTAGTAAATAGTTATAGTTAATCGAACTAAACATTTTACAAGTGTTAGTAACATAGTTATTGTTAATCGAATTAAACAATAAATTTGAGAAGTTCACGATCAATCTTTTTGATTAAATAGATCaaaataaagaaaaaagaaaTCAATATATCCATCCATTAACTCTAATCCATTGTTTCGTCTATACAATTTTCCATATAATTCTCTAATCTGTTCATCAAAAAACTAAAATCAATTTCTAACACTAACCAACGACGAATCACACTCTGCTTCTGCTACACCTGAATCCGCCCACAATCGTTCATTAAAGGAATCCCGTAAATCATGAGGTACAAACGTTGTCCGACAAAGCGGACAAGTTTTCTGATCATGATCCATCCAACGGTCCAGACAACACTGATGAAATATATGTCGGCAATTGATAAGCTGCCGGATCTCATCACCGGCTTCAAATTCATACAAACAAACCGCACAACTCTCCGGCGGATCCACTAGCTCCGAGAACTTAACAACCGGGAGGAGCTCGCGAATCAGGAGAGCGGATATTGAGTGGAAATGTGTAACTTGTtcgtttcgggtcgggtcggatgAGAATTCGGGTTCGAGGAAATCGCTGAGACCGACGAATCGGAAAATGGAGGAGATAAGTTTACGGATGAGACCCAGAAGGGTTAGGAGGTGTAGAAAGAGTTTGGGGAGGTATAGATCGGTGTAACCAACAGGGAAACCCATAGCTGTGATTGGGGAAATTGAGGGGAAGAGAGTAATGGAGTGAGATTCATGGtggtgtgtatatatatgaagAAGAAAGGGTATGAAAGTGAAATATGGGGAAAGTTTAGGGGGTTGGTTGTAGTTTGATGAGATGTTTGTTAAGTGGTTCATGTTTATGATGATTGTCATGCCAACTTTAGTAGCCTAATCATGTGGAATAGTAGAATTATATAGTTATAATATGATGTGATAGATCCATAGagaattttataaaatttaagaaaGTTGTGTTAGTTTCTCGAGTATTTCATCGACTGTCGACGAATTTAAGACAAGGATCTTCGTTCCTAATTTTCAGAGCTAATCCTTTTTCTCGAGGTTATGGATCTATTCTGTCAACTTCCTTTACCTATATTGTTTCATCGACCAGAGACTATTCACCTTAGAGAACTGGTGCGATTATGAGTACGATCGAACGTGGGAGACACTCGATCGATAACAGAATTAACCAGATAAATCACTCCACCAACTAAGAATGGGCATGCACCACCAGCCATAAAATCAAGAAAGAGCTTTTAGCATGTTAATCTGGGCTTGAAGTTGAACAGGTCATCTCaactaaaaaaaaaactttgtatAAAACTTGAGTAAACTCGTAGCTTGATAAGACAACTCctttattaaaaaaattttaaattttttatttttatacggATGAATAGCTAACAACAAAAAAGATATTTCTTATACATGTAGATAGACATAATAAAAAAACTAGTggggaacccgcgcgttgcggcggagttGATAATATGGGTATGAATATAATGCATGCAAAACTCAATTTCAAGTATATGTTGTGGATAAAAACAAATAATACACACCCCAAACAGATGAATAAAGATATGATTTTATAAACCTCTAGGATGAGAGAACGGATTGAAGAGCAAGTTGTTGAGGTTGTAACGATGACAAAGTTGATGCCATGGCAGATGGTGGTAATGTTTGCTGAAGCTGCCTCAGAAGATTGATCATTCGAGTAGCGGTCTCTTCAGAAGCCAAATCTTTACCAGCAGAAAGAACCTAATACGTGAAAGTCATGATTATTAGAGAATCTAGATGAagaaataaaattaataaaaaattgaGTGTGGATATATGTACATCTGCAAATACTCCAACTATCTTTGGAAGATACTGATGGTTAAGCCCTAACAATTCTCCATCAGACCTGAATACAATTCAATAAGAATGAAACAATTCATATTTAACGCGCTAATTAATTTTAAAGAATTCAATGGACAACTTATGTTCTCGAGTCTCATTTGAAATTTCAGACTATACCTTTCCACCATTGAGCAAAGCTGATCATGCACAACTTTAGCCTCAATCAAGTCACCTTTTATTGGCAAGCAGTTTAGCCATGCAGGAACAACCTGACCAAATAAAACAGGATTTATAACATTAGAATTATCACGTAGTTGTCCAACAAATCATACTTGCTAAAAAACATCATGTTTAAGACAGGGGCGGACCCACCCTTTGGCCAAGGTGGGCGGTCACATCCCTTGAAAAATaaaatttagtgtatattttagacAAAAAAACTCGACCGCACCctttgaaaatatggttgaacacctcatACGCACCCCAAGCAAAAAATTTCTTGGTCCGCCACTGGTTTAAGAACATGTTAATTTGATATATACGATAAAGAAAGACTAAATTACCTGAGCAACATTAATACTATCACGGTGAACTTGCCAAATCTTGCCAAGAGCTGAAACAGCATTGTCATAAGCCATTACATTATCTGGATGTAATGCATCGGGACGTCTTATGACAACATCCAATCTAGAAAGAGCCTCTATAAAATGGCAAAAGGTGGACAATCAATATTCACTAATAATCCAATTATGAAGataataaaaatcaaaaacaaaacaaaaggcCTACCGCCAACATATGGTCTGAATGCAACTCCACCATACTCTGCACACATGCCAACCCTGTAAACAGCAGCCTGACAGGTGTCAAATATGTTAGTTGGATGCCCAAAAAAGATAAAAAAGGCCACCATGGCATAGAACCATGCATACATGGCGGATATCCGTGCTTGTATCATTGCATGCTTCCAGCACAAATGGTAGAAAAGTACCATAATATCTGTAACAAGTAATTAAATAATGTATACGAGTAAGACCGAGAACATCGATAATACTAAAGTAAGTAGAACAGATTACTCACTTTACAGCTGCATCTCCACAATGCTCAGCAACGTCATCGAATATGCAAATAGCTATTCTTTTCTCCTCATCGGTCCTATCTTTTCCCTAAAGTAACATCCCATATTAAAGGCATGCATCCGGACAGAATTTGCAAAACAACTATAATTGAGAAGTGAACACAAAAATATGATGAAAGTAAGAAACTCACCCACATAGGCATCAAGTACGGTAATAATTCATCAAATAAAGGCAAAAATGGAGCCTTAAAGGTCATAAGTAGAGTACCCAAACAATCACCAACCtaggttttagaaaaagaaaaagaaaacattaTTTAACAGAGCCTATgtttaagaaaaagaaaaataaaaaattatttaaCAGAATAAAATGGCATAAAAGGTAAGTCAATAAAAACATACTTGATCAAAAAGTTCTTCCTCTTGCTATGATCCTCTTGATCAACAAGTGCATTACACATCCCTGCAGCATGAATATTTCGTGATATAAAAGAACATTATGATAGTGTGAAACATAATGTTCATAAAAGAGAACTTCCTAGAATAAGTTCATAAAAGAGTTTTTAGGACTCTATATTACAGCACAAGTGCCTTTTGTAATATATAATCTAACTGCCTATGAAGTATAAACAACAGTAATATGCATCCAGTAAACACCATCACCCTCCTATCGCTAACAaagatttttaaaacattgcGAAAACAGAGTTACGTTTAGACAAACAAAGGGTAGGCATCAGATGAGTTACACCCCTGACACTGAGTTattgataaaatatatatatataaacatcatTAGTAGCTCAACTTGTTTGTCTCAGATTGAATGCCTTTTTCACTTTTACCATGCTTTGCTATCAACTTCACTGCAACAGTTTATGGTAAAGAGACAAAAATAATCAGAAGAAAACAAATACGACTACCAGCTATCATATAACTTTTGTTTCTTAAAATCGGCCAAACATGACAGGGTATAAGATATGACAAACAtcaaaacaggaagtttgaatcacTTAAAAATAAGAGATACCTGGAACTACAACAGCTGAACGTCAGTCAGATGGCCGGAGGAAAGAAATCCGAACTCCTAGACGCCGCCTCCGCAACCTTCTGTTTTCATTGATTGGGAAGAAGATCCGATTGCCTTCAGAAACCACCGACCGCTTCCCTACTTCTCCCTCTCTGTCACTCCCGTTTCTCTCTCTTTATACCAACCAAGTATAACCAGAGTAGGTTAACACTTTAATACCAATAAAAATGACCCGTACATGAACGTTCATTCATATCCGCCTCGAACATTAACTCGAGGTAAAGAAACAAACAACTGGCCACCCTTAACTCTAAACCTGTTCCTTACTTCCTTTATTGTACCTGGACCGCCATTTATATGCCTATGACCCGACTACACTTGACTTTGACCCAAACGGCCCTTGACCCAACTACATCTGACCTGACCAGCCTTATTACTGTTACATTTTTGTTTGCCACTTtaattcaaacaagcttttgtatgTTTATAAAATGGAGAGACGAAACATATGATGAACAACTAAAAGAAGGGTATACCGACGATGGAGAGCAAGAGGGTTTTTCCGGCAACTTTGGGTTCCTCCAGCGAAGCTCCGGTGATCTTCAAACAGTGAGAGAGAGGGTCTTTCGAGTTGTGAAAATAAGCTCAGAATGTATCTTCCCTCGTGAATAAACACCCTGCATAAGCAAACAAACCAGGATTAAACATCAAGAAGTTGAAATTGAAGAAAGTAGATGAGAACCTGAGTTTGATACGTGAATGAAGAAGGTATGAGGCAATTCTGGAACCAGTGGTGGTGAGAGAGTGTGGGTTTAGCATCTTCAATAGGGTATTGCCCCTTGAAATACTCCTTTAATCGCCATGGTAACATTTCACGAAAGTTTTAATTGAAGAAACTTGAAAGGGTTTCAATTAATTTTAGTGTTCAGAATTGATTGGGGGTTATTTCGATTGAAGAAAGTTGAAAGGTTTTAATCATGAAATGAAATTGTATTGAACAAGTGAATAAATTGTGGGCGACTGACAATGAATTGAGGGTAAAATTGGGAGAAAGGGATGAAAGATCAGGGAACAAGCAAGACTGTTGATCTGCCATCTTAAAAATAAGGGGTAAAATTACATATTAATCCTAAGGAGATGtattatatagtattatagattatagatagACTGATGAGTTTTTTTTTACCAATATGAGTTGGGTTTCTATAATGAGATGCTTACTTGTGGAAGCCAAACAAGCGATTTCACCTTGTTCAACTATAAATTTAAATGATCCATCTTGGTTGTACTCGTTTATTTGTGAGGTGATTTTAAGTGAGCTTTGATAAGCAATCTATTTGCACAATCCTATGTATGGTTAGAGTTTGCGATTATTGTAAATAACACGTAATAATATACGTATTAGATATGTTATGTAACAAATAAATTATCAATATTACATGAGATGAGTCTTTACTACTTCGGTATGCTCATACTTTACATATATTTATAACTTAGTTTAATCTACTTTCTTTATATGCATAATAGCACTTTTCTATATAAAAGATTAAAAGATAGATATATACTCCTCTTACCAACATAATGTGACTTCATAATTTTAGTTCACACAAATACTCATACCAAGACAGCTGGTAGGTCAAATCTATAATTGCTTGTAAAATTATCCTAAGAATTTTGAGAAATGGGACCTAATGATACAAGTCATATATATTTGTATTGCAATATGTAATGGCATCTATGGTGGGAGCCATTGGGTCCACCATAAATTATCTTTGTATATATAAAAAAGTTAAATATAAACAAACTAGCCAAAACAAATGGAACCATGGCTTTCATTTATGGTGCAACGTTCATATCCATAAGGTGTGATTTGGTTGCATCTTTAGTGGGTTTCTTGTGCCAAATTATTAGGTGTGCCCCTCttcaatgatttttttttataaatatatgttCTTTTAATATTAACAAATATTATTTAAAGAATCCATGGGGTCGACAATTTAAACAGTAATCAAATAGTTATTGATCATGAAGGTACGAAAATGTGTGGTCCATAGATATACCATGAACAttcacactaaaataaaatatcatTTATAACATACGCTTTATTTTACTTCACCAAATAACACAATTTTACCATCGTATTTCAGTAACCCTACAACTCCATCAGGGATGTCTACTTCAACAAGTGCTACATTTGGGTGAGTAGCAGCCATAAATGTTTCTGTGGTTGCCTTGTAACATAGCACAAACGTCATAGATCTTGTCATGCTTGTTGAGTTGTTTATAGTTGTACATTTGTTGGTTGTTAGGAGGAGACGATccctttttgtttaaaattcccAAAAGCGATATTCGCTGGCTCATCAGGATATTCTCATCTTGAAAATCATTATTGTTCATTGAACAAATCCTGTAAATCACTGTCGTAATCGGCTATACAAGACGCCGTCTACAATCATTTATTGAACGATCCCTTTAATTCACCAAGTGTAAACGGCATTCAAGAAAATAGGTAAGTGTTCTAATCACGATCCATTAAACTTTCCAGGTTTAAATAAATGCTGACTACTCTTGAATCAATTGTGTGTCATAAAAGTATTAATATTTCATAAAGCTTCATTAAACACTTATAAATTTCAAATGATCATCATATATGTTAATTATAGTTATGTAttattttaaacatatatataGGATTGATTGCCTTTAGGAAGTAGGAACTAGGAACCAAGCCACGTCAACCCATGGAGTCCAATCTATCATATGTctaacaaaaccaaaacataatgACCCACCTCAACCAATAAAAGGTTAAAAGAAAGTTATAATAGAGataaattattaaataaaataatgatTAAAATAGACTatacatggaaacctaaatctaCATCTAATGCCCGACCACTTGGACCGAAGCTCATCTTATCTCCTACATACACCGGTCCACTTACTTGTGCCTCCCCTttctttttcaattttgtctCTTCCTTTGTATTTCTATGCCTACAAAAATAGAAGTGACAAGGCCATGTAATGTATACAAGATGTTCATGGTctttttatgtaactttttgcaTTTAATAAATAGTTTCTTTATTTTAATATAGCGTGTTTTCAATAACCTATTTGTGCTAAGACATGTTGAATAGATGAGCATGAAGCATATAGTTAATATATAGTTATTCgtattaaaaatattaaattcTTAATTAGTTCTAACTCACACATACCTAAATTTTATATCATGTTTGTGTGTTGTTTCGGATCGACTCATCTACGACCTTGGGATGTACTCTCACTTTATTGGTGTTAAAGATGACATGACAGGTAACATGCCTTTCAAATCCCTTTTTTCCTATGTTAAAAAAGTGTTAAAAGCTCCCTTGGTTAACATGTTAACTTAGacaaaaaagaataaaaaattaaTACTATTTATTATCAATGTTTATTTTAGCTAAAAAGTTAATGACGTGATATAATTATCAgtatttattttgtatttaatttAAACATTTAATATTAGAATAattaaaaaagatttttttttgaacggcgaaaTCGATTTCATTCATTAAGACAAACTAGCACTAGTAAGCTGCTAGAAACCAGCATACAGATTACAGACCATTACAGATACCAATTACAATAAGCAAAACATGCCAACAATCACTCTATATAAAAAATGCACCATTTTTCCCAGTCCAGTGGACCCAGATTAGATCTATTCTTTACCCACAAAAATGACGTTGCTCTGATCTCCTCTATTAGAGCTGGAACATAGACCGATTTGGCAAAAAAAACCAGATTGTTTCTTGTCCTCCATAAGCTTTAGCAGGCTGTTAAGATTATAGCCTGAACCACTTTACTTTTAGGCTTGTTTAAATTCAGATATTTGGTAAAGGAGTAGATCTCGAACTGAAAATGCATATATATTCGAAATCATACACCAGCTTGAAACCCGTTCCATTTCAGCTCGCCAACCGAACAAATTAACTTTTAAAGGTATCCAGTTGTTCCACTCTATGTTGAACGAGCTAGATGTGTAGGAGGTGTTTAGTGCATTTTTAACCGATTTTACAGAAAAAACCCCTTCCTTATCCGCCAACCAAATCCATTTATCCTCCTGCTGTTTTATTTCAATTTGGTTCAAAAGACCAATACAGTTTGCAAGCTCACTTACCTCATCTGTTTCGGATGGATTGTGAAACCACATCCAATGCCATTCAATTGAGCTGTTAACGATGATGGGTAAGGTAAAATTAACAAGGTTAAATCATTTCCTTAGAATAAGATGAAGTAAAAAGGAAAAAACAGGTGATATAATggttatataaaattaaaaaaggtTAAGATATACTACATCGCCTAATGTTTAATTACAAATAGAAATTATAATAGAAATTATATATGCGGTTACTTGGTAATAATTTAAACAATTAGTGTCTCTAACTcattggattttttttaattgatGTATATTAATCTTTTATTTAATCAAACTACAAAATCCCACTTGCTTAATCTTTATAAACATTTATCTACTTTCCAGACATTGTACACATGTATTTGTTTTTAATTATGAAGTAATCAAGGATTATGTCAATTTCGATACTTCCAAAAATACCCCCAGCTATTTATTGGTTAACTGCCATTAGTTACACTATCAAAACATGGCTGAAGTGTCCATATGTAAATCCAGCTTTGTTCATCAGAATTTGTCTCACCACATGTATTAAATTTAACTGCCACCGTACCACCAAGTGTTTGctgtatttattatttatattaagcGCTTGTTTCTTCACATGAGGTTTTGCTAATTTAAATTTTATGAGGTAAtcttaaataaataaacacaTTTAGGTGTtagtttgttttttaag
This genomic interval carries:
- the LOC110897814 gene encoding E3 ubiquitin-protein ligase RHA1B-like; this translates as MTIIINMNHLTNISSNYNQPPKLSPYFTFIPFLLHIYTHHHESHSITLFPSISPITAMGFPVGYTDLYLPKLFLHLLTLLGLIRKLISSIFRFVGLSDFLEPEFSSDPTRNEQVTHFHSISALLIRELLPVVKFSELVDPPESCAVCLYEFEAGDEIRQLINCRHIFHQCCLDRWMDHDQKTCPLCRTTFVPHDLRDSFNERLWADSGVAEAECDSSLVSVRN
- the LOC110897815 gene encoding importin-5; this translates as MTFKAPFLPLFDELLPYLMPMWGKDRTDEEKRIAICIFDDVAEHCGDAAVKYYGTFLPFVLEACNDTSTDIRHAAVYRVGMCAEYGGVAFRPYVGEALSRLDVVIRRPDALHPDNVMAYDNAVSALGKIWQVHRDSINVAQVVPAWLNCLPIKGDLIEAKVVHDQLCSMVERSDGELLGLNHQYLPKIVGVFADVLSAGKDLASEETATRMINLLRQLQQTLPPSAMASTLSSLQPQQLALQSVLSS